In Bradyrhizobium sp. CCBAU 051011, the following are encoded in one genomic region:
- a CDS encoding MarR family winged helix-turn-helix transcriptional regulator — protein sequence MTPLQYSLLSALAVRKTADQTTLAADIALDRTTTTGALKRLAAHNYVERAVNDEDRRARLCKLTPAGAALLAKIEASARAAHRATLDNLSEREQAVFVEMMQRIVAAHSNRDSGTALFD from the coding sequence GTGACGCCGCTGCAATACAGCCTGCTTTCGGCGCTCGCGGTGCGGAAAACCGCCGATCAGACCACGTTGGCGGCCGATATCGCGTTGGACAGGACGACGACGACCGGCGCGCTCAAGCGGCTGGCCGCTCACAATTATGTCGAGAGAGCCGTAAATGATGAGGACCGCCGCGCGCGGCTCTGTAAATTGACGCCGGCGGGAGCGGCGCTTCTGGCAAAAATCGAGGCATCAGCGCGGGCCGCGCACCGCGCCACGCTCGATAATTTAAGTGAACGGGAGCAGGCCGTATTCGTCGAAATGATGCAGCGCATCGTCGCAGCGCACTCCAATCGCGACAGCGGTACTGCCCTATTCGATTGA
- a CDS encoding branched-chain amino acid ABC transporter permease: MSEFLQHLINMLVLGGTYALLGIGLTLIFGIMNVVNFTHGVLYTFGAYIMFIVVHQLGINFFLALPLAVLAGWLLGAVIELTLLRPLRGSDIDTTMLVMIGAWIAMQSGTLWIWGGVAKSVTTPFPEAPLVLGPVSVSWLRLFVLAAAAILIVVTYLLINRTKLGCAMRATFQDQDTASLMGVNVDLIYTSTFAIGSSLAAAAGALLGPVYVIFPQMGDLAAVKAFAIVILGGLGNITGAVIGGFILALAEELGAGYVSSGYRDAMGFLIIIAVLIFKPTGLFARSERVG; the protein is encoded by the coding sequence TTGAGCGAGTTTCTGCAACATCTGATCAACATGCTGGTGCTCGGCGGCACCTATGCGCTGCTGGGCATCGGGCTGACCTTGATCTTCGGCATCATGAACGTCGTGAACTTCACGCACGGGGTGCTGTACACGTTCGGCGCCTACATCATGTTCATCGTGGTGCACCAGCTCGGAATTAACTTCTTCCTCGCGCTGCCGCTCGCCGTCCTCGCGGGCTGGCTGCTTGGCGCGGTGATCGAACTGACCCTGCTGCGGCCGCTGCGCGGCTCCGACATCGACACGACCATGCTTGTCATGATCGGCGCCTGGATCGCGATGCAGTCCGGCACGTTGTGGATATGGGGCGGCGTCGCGAAATCGGTGACCACGCCTTTCCCCGAGGCGCCACTGGTCCTGGGACCAGTCTCGGTGTCCTGGTTGCGGCTGTTCGTGCTCGCAGCTGCGGCGATACTGATTGTGGTCACCTATCTCCTGATCAACAGGACAAAGCTCGGCTGTGCGATGCGGGCGACGTTTCAGGATCAGGACACCGCCTCGCTGATGGGCGTCAATGTCGACCTGATCTACACCTCGACCTTCGCGATCGGTTCGAGCCTCGCCGCCGCGGCGGGCGCGCTGCTCGGTCCGGTCTACGTCATCTTCCCGCAAATGGGCGATCTCGCCGCCGTCAAGGCATTCGCGATCGTGATCCTCGGCGGACTGGGCAACATCACCGGCGCGGTCATTGGCGGCTTCATTCTGGCATTGGCGGAGGAACTGGGCGCTGGCTATGTCTCGTCGGGATACCGTGACGCCATGGGCTTTTTGATCATCATTGCGGTTCTGATCTTCAAGCCGACCGGGCTTTTCGCGCGTTCGGAGCGCGTCGGATGA
- a CDS encoding xanthine dehydrogenase family protein molybdopterin-binding subunit, whose amino-acid sequence MRGRGQFVADIRLAGLQDVAFVRSPLAHALVRGIHVPERYRGSVFTAVDLAGVNPIRAVSGLPGFKISEQPVLATGKVRQVGELVAMCVAPTRAEAEDVAAAVMLDLEELPAVYDMRKAREPGSALVHEHWGDNVFLETNFEVDISRAFDAPIKVSREISTARQCMSPLEGRGVVATFDHRLDQLTLYSSAQMPHITRSGLAECLGMEQGRIRIVSPDVGGGFGHKGILLPEEVCLSWLTMRRGHPVRWTEDRREHLTASSNCREHHYKITVYADRDGRLRGIDCEATVDSGAYSSYPFSACLEAAQVASILPGPYLMPAYRCRTFSVATNKCPILPYRGVARTGVCFALELMLDLVAAQAGLEPGEVRLRNLVRPEQMPFDNITNKHFDSGDYPEAMRRALASIDVEGVRARQHRGEADGRRIGVGVSIYCEQAAHGTSVYSGWGIPMVPGHEQASARLTPDGGLELRVGVHSHGQGMETTLAQVAHEMLGVDVAKVRIVLGDTAMTPYSTGTWGSRSMVMAGGAVATACRELGERARRIGAKLLQHDPAAVVLQNGEVRGVNGSVTLKEIAHTWYRRPQDLPADVDPGGLEVTAGYKPQRDTGTFSYAAHAAVVAVDPDIGEVEILDYVIVEDGGVLVNPMVVDGQIYGGLAQGIGTALYEEMPFDAAGQPLATTLADYLLPGPTEVPAPRLDHMETPSPYTQFGVKGIGEGGAIAPPAAIANAVNDALRPLGVELMQSPITPYRVVEAVLAARDAERPAA is encoded by the coding sequence ATGCGGGGCCGCGGCCAGTTCGTGGCCGACATCCGCCTCGCCGGGCTGCAAGACGTTGCTTTTGTACGCAGCCCTTTGGCGCATGCGCTGGTCCGTGGCATCCACGTGCCGGAGCGTTATCGCGGCAGCGTCTTCACCGCGGTGGATCTAGCAGGCGTCAATCCGATCCGCGCAGTGTCTGGGTTGCCGGGATTCAAGATTTCCGAACAGCCGGTGCTGGCCACCGGCAAGGTGCGTCAGGTCGGCGAACTCGTCGCCATGTGCGTCGCGCCGACGCGTGCCGAGGCCGAGGATGTTGCGGCAGCGGTGATGCTCGATCTCGAAGAGCTTCCTGCCGTCTATGACATGCGGAAGGCGCGCGAGCCGGGTTCGGCTCTCGTGCACGAGCATTGGGGCGATAACGTCTTTCTCGAAACCAATTTCGAGGTCGACATCTCCAGGGCGTTCGATGCGCCGATCAAGGTGTCGCGCGAGATATCGACGGCGCGGCAGTGCATGTCGCCGCTCGAGGGGCGCGGCGTGGTCGCGACCTTCGATCACCGTCTCGACCAGCTCACGCTCTATTCCTCGGCCCAGATGCCGCACATCACGCGCAGCGGCCTTGCCGAATGCCTCGGCATGGAGCAGGGCCGAATCCGCATCGTTTCGCCCGACGTCGGCGGCGGCTTCGGGCACAAGGGAATCCTTCTGCCAGAAGAAGTCTGCCTCTCATGGCTGACGATGCGTCGCGGTCATCCCGTGCGCTGGACCGAGGACCGCCGCGAGCATCTCACCGCCAGCTCCAACTGCCGCGAGCACCACTACAAAATCACCGTCTATGCCGACCGTGACGGCCGGCTGCGCGGCATCGATTGCGAAGCGACCGTCGATTCCGGTGCTTACTCGTCATATCCGTTCTCGGCGTGCCTTGAGGCGGCGCAGGTCGCCAGCATCCTGCCTGGACCTTATTTGATGCCGGCCTATCGCTGCCGGACGTTTTCGGTCGCCACCAACAAGTGTCCGATCCTGCCTTATCGCGGCGTGGCCCGCACCGGCGTCTGCTTCGCGCTGGAACTGATGCTCGATCTTGTCGCGGCGCAAGCCGGGCTGGAGCCGGGCGAAGTGCGCTTGCGCAATCTGGTGCGGCCGGAGCAGATGCCGTTCGACAACATCACCAACAAACACTTCGACAGCGGCGACTATCCCGAGGCGATGAGACGGGCGTTGGCGTCCATCGACGTCGAAGGCGTGCGCGCGCGTCAGCACAGGGGCGAGGCAGATGGACGCCGGATCGGCGTCGGCGTCTCCATCTATTGCGAGCAGGCCGCGCATGGCACGTCGGTCTATTCCGGCTGGGGCATCCCGATGGTGCCCGGACACGAGCAGGCGTCTGCGCGCTTGACGCCGGACGGCGGCCTCGAACTGCGAGTGGGGGTGCATTCCCACGGGCAGGGGATGGAAACGACGCTCGCCCAGGTCGCGCACGAAATGCTCGGCGTCGACGTCGCCAAGGTCCGCATCGTCCTCGGCGACACGGCGATGACGCCGTATTCCACCGGTACTTGGGGTTCGCGTTCGATGGTGATGGCGGGCGGTGCGGTCGCAACCGCTTGCCGTGAGTTGGGCGAACGCGCCAGACGCATCGGCGCCAAGCTGTTGCAGCACGATCCGGCTGCGGTGGTGCTGCAGAACGGCGAGGTTCGTGGCGTCAACGGCAGCGTCACCCTGAAGGAAATCGCCCATACCTGGTATCGCCGGCCGCAGGATCTGCCTGCTGATGTCGATCCCGGCGGACTGGAGGTCACGGCAGGCTACAAGCCGCAGCGCGACACCGGGACCTTCAGCTATGCCGCGCATGCCGCGGTCGTTGCCGTCGATCCTGACATCGGAGAGGTCGAGATCCTCGATTACGTCATCGTCGAGGACGGCGGCGTTCTCGTCAATCCGATGGTGGTGGACGGCCAGATCTATGGTGGCCTGGCGCAGGGCATCGGTACCGCGCTGTACGAGGAGATGCCGTTCGACGCGGCTGGTCAACCGTTGGCAACGACGCTCGCGGACTATCTGCTGCCCGGGCCCACCGAAGTGCCGGCGCCGCGTCTCGATCACATGGAGACGCCGTCGCCCTACACGCAGTTCGGCGTGAAGGGCATCGGCGAGGGCGGCGCCATCGCCCCGCCGGCCGCGATCGCCAACGCCGTCAACGACGCGCTGCGGCCGCTCGGCGTGGAGCTGATGCAGTCGCCGATTACGCCTTATCGCGTCGTCGAGGCGGTTCTGGCCGCGCGCGACGCAGAAAGGCCGGCGGCATGA
- a CDS encoding Rieske (2Fe-2S) protein, with product MADERPETAALSGDEQWMPVCGISRLISQTIVCVRVTGVDLILVWSEGRAVACERICPHEQADLSLGHLSGGRLFCPRHAASFDLRNGRISSGWPSRPLRLYPVRIRDDQIWTDAGAIKKPMA from the coding sequence TTGGCGGATGAGCGGCCTGAAACGGCGGCGTTGTCGGGCGATGAGCAATGGATGCCGGTCTGCGGCATTAGCCGGCTGATTTCGCAGACGATCGTCTGTGTCCGCGTGACCGGCGTCGACTTGATCCTGGTCTGGAGCGAAGGACGCGCGGTAGCCTGCGAACGAATATGCCCGCACGAACAGGCTGACCTCAGTCTTGGACATCTGTCGGGAGGGCGCTTGTTCTGTCCCCGTCACGCGGCCTCGTTCGATCTCCGTAATGGCCGGATTTCCTCCGGCTGGCCGAGCCGGCCGTTGCGGCTATACCCGGTCCGGATCAGGGACGATCAGATCTGGACGGACGCAGGCGCGATCAAGAAGCCCATGGCCTAG
- a CDS encoding amidohydrolase/deacetylase family metallohydrolase, whose translation MSISATFDQLLRGGRVICPASGIDGIRDVAIRNGKIAAVQSDILPTSAREVIDVTGKLVLPGLIDTHAHVYQYVTGRFGMNADMVGVQSGVTTLVDQGGPSCMTLPGFRHFVAEPAKSRVYAFLSAYLVGGLEGHYYPQLYSPEGVDIDATVKAATANLDIVRGIKAHAEIGGFARWGIRVIEMAAEIGRRADLPVYVHFGQLWGLPESGTNGEDVDTILARVIPLLREGDVLAHPFTRHPGGFVNRDGEVHPVIQAALDRGLKVDVGHGSHFSYRLARKAIAAGIIPTTLGADIHGYNTHVPAPAGTPDQHEDDENHPFAGQAKFSLVQAMSSMMALGLTLEQVVPMVTSNPARMLDRVDEIGALKIGRDADVSVIGERTGRFALRDNENNEVVAERLLQPEFCLRAGARYDAVAPILPQAVAA comes from the coding sequence ATGTCGATCAGCGCCACCTTCGACCAGCTTCTGCGCGGCGGCCGCGTGATCTGCCCGGCCTCCGGCATCGACGGGATCAGGGATGTCGCCATCCGCAATGGCAAGATCGCGGCGGTGCAGAGCGACATTTTGCCGACCAGCGCCAGAGAGGTGATCGACGTAACCGGCAAGCTGGTATTGCCGGGCCTCATCGATACCCACGCGCATGTCTATCAGTATGTCACCGGCCGCTTCGGCATGAATGCCGACATGGTGGGCGTCCAGTCCGGCGTGACGACCTTGGTCGATCAAGGTGGCCCGTCCTGCATGACGCTGCCCGGTTTCCGACACTTCGTCGCCGAGCCTGCGAAATCGCGCGTTTATGCCTTCCTGTCGGCTTACCTGGTCGGTGGGCTCGAGGGCCATTACTATCCGCAACTCTATAGTCCTGAAGGTGTCGATATCGACGCCACGGTGAAGGCGGCGACGGCCAATCTCGACATTGTTCGCGGCATCAAGGCTCATGCCGAGATCGGCGGTTTCGCGCGTTGGGGTATTCGCGTTATCGAAATGGCGGCGGAGATTGGACGCCGCGCAGATCTGCCGGTCTATGTGCACTTCGGCCAGCTCTGGGGCCTGCCTGAAAGCGGCACCAATGGCGAAGACGTCGATACGATTTTGGCGCGCGTGATTCCCTTGCTGCGAGAAGGCGACGTGCTGGCGCATCCCTTCACGCGTCATCCCGGAGGCTTCGTCAACCGTGACGGTGAAGTGCATCCGGTGATCCAGGCGGCGCTCGATCGCGGCTTGAAGGTCGACGTTGGTCACGGCAGTCATTTCTCCTATCGTCTCGCCAGGAAAGCGATCGCCGCTGGAATCATTCCGACCACGCTCGGCGCTGATATTCACGGTTACAATACCCATGTGCCTGCGCCCGCCGGCACACCCGACCAGCATGAGGACGACGAAAATCATCCCTTCGCCGGCCAGGCCAAGTTCAGCCTGGTCCAGGCGATGAGTTCGATGATGGCGCTCGGGCTCACGCTCGAGCAGGTCGTGCCGATGGTCACATCCAACCCGGCCAGGATGCTCGATCGGGTTGACGAAATCGGCGCCCTCAAGATCGGCAGGGACGCCGACGTCTCGGTGATCGGAGAGCGAACCGGACGATTTGCCCTTCGTGACAACGAGAACAATGAAGTCGTCGCTGAGCGTCTGCTGCAGCCTGAGTTCTGCTTGCGCGCGGGTGCGCGATACGACGCAGTGGCGCCAATTTTGCCGCAGGCGGTTGCGGCGTAG
- a CDS encoding branched-chain amino acid ABC transporter permease, translating into MKSALAILTVVAFASVPLWLRDPYLMNALITTGIFIIGAMSLNLLLGFTGQLSLGHIAFFGIGAYVSALTSLGFDVGLPFGLRIVHAPWPPIAGFVLAIVVAGLCGYLVGLLSFRVRGAYFVIVTISFAEVVRLVALNWVELTQGPLALTNIPSMTIGLPGFGDLTLRTKLQNYYLVLAVAVVTYLLISRLVHSHFGRAMRGLMENETLAVSVGIDVTRTLTLAAVISAGIAGAAGSLYAHYIRIIDPEVFAFINTVTMVIMVITGGKGSLAGPVVGGMIFGLLPVFLRPIMAPEAQWIAYGGVLIVILFILPRGIVPSLALRFVKPRSRAEAVAPVAFSERDAKEHA; encoded by the coding sequence ATGAAGTCAGCACTCGCCATTCTCACGGTCGTCGCGTTCGCATCGGTGCCGTTGTGGCTGCGCGATCCGTATCTCATGAACGCGCTGATCACGACCGGCATCTTCATCATCGGCGCGATGAGCCTCAATCTGCTGCTCGGGTTCACCGGCCAGCTCAGCCTCGGTCACATCGCGTTCTTCGGCATTGGCGCTTATGTCAGCGCATTGACGTCGCTTGGTTTCGATGTCGGCTTGCCCTTTGGCCTTCGCATTGTTCACGCTCCCTGGCCGCCGATCGCGGGCTTCGTGTTGGCCATCGTCGTTGCTGGATTATGTGGATATCTGGTGGGGCTGCTGTCGTTTCGCGTCCGCGGCGCCTATTTCGTGATCGTGACGATTTCCTTTGCCGAGGTGGTGCGATTGGTAGCGCTGAACTGGGTCGAGCTGACGCAGGGCCCGCTGGCGCTGACCAACATTCCCTCGATGACGATTGGATTGCCGGGTTTCGGAGATCTGACTCTCCGCACCAAGCTGCAGAACTACTACCTCGTGCTTGCCGTCGCGGTTGTCACCTATCTGCTGATCTCGCGCCTGGTCCATTCACATTTCGGTCGCGCCATGCGTGGGCTGATGGAAAACGAAACGCTGGCGGTATCCGTCGGCATCGACGTGACAAGGACCCTCACTTTGGCAGCGGTGATCTCGGCCGGGATCGCAGGCGCAGCCGGCAGCCTCTATGCACACTACATCCGGATCATCGATCCCGAGGTGTTCGCCTTCATTAACACGGTGACGATGGTGATCATGGTCATCACCGGCGGCAAGGGGTCGCTGGCCGGGCCCGTCGTCGGCGGCATGATCTTTGGACTGTTGCCTGTGTTTCTGCGTCCGATCATGGCGCCGGAGGCGCAGTGGATCGCGTATGGCGGCGTGCTGATCGTTATCCTGTTCATATTGCCGCGCGGGATCGTACCGTCGCTGGCGCTGCGATTTGTGAAACCGCGGAGCCGGGCCGAGGCGGTTGCTCCGGTTGCCTTCTCCGAACGCGACGCCAAGGAGCACGCGTGA
- a CDS encoding ABC transporter ATP-binding protein has protein sequence MIATALKVEQVAVHFGGLVALSDMNFTVGEGEIVSLIGPNGAGKTTAFNVVTGFLDPTRGAVSYRGTALNGLKPHQIADLGLARTFQRTSVFPNDTVYDNLLVGLHRQGRVSLLEAILGLPRARSSERRLRERASELVEWVGLERRAHDLAGSLSYGEQRLVGVALALAAEPSMLLLDEPVSGMNASETHTFVQLVRNIRDRGVTILLVEHDMPMVMSVSDRIVVLNYGRIIAEGPPDVIRNDPAVIEAYLGQGATRA, from the coding sequence ATGATAGCGACTGCCTTGAAGGTCGAGCAGGTCGCCGTGCACTTCGGGGGGCTGGTCGCGCTCTCGGACATGAACTTTACGGTCGGCGAGGGCGAAATCGTCAGCCTGATCGGGCCTAACGGCGCCGGCAAGACGACGGCTTTCAACGTCGTCACGGGCTTTCTTGACCCAACCCGCGGTGCCGTGAGCTATCGTGGAACCGCGCTCAATGGATTGAAGCCGCATCAGATCGCCGATCTCGGTTTGGCCCGCACCTTCCAGCGCACCAGCGTTTTTCCGAACGACACCGTCTACGACAATCTGCTGGTCGGGCTGCATCGCCAGGGGAGGGTCAGCCTGCTCGAGGCCATTCTCGGCCTGCCGCGCGCGCGGTCTTCGGAGCGCCGTTTGCGGGAACGCGCCAGCGAATTGGTCGAATGGGTCGGGCTCGAACGCCGCGCGCACGATCTTGCAGGCTCGCTGTCCTACGGAGAGCAGCGTCTTGTCGGCGTGGCGCTGGCGCTGGCCGCCGAACCGTCGATGCTGCTGCTCGACGAGCCGGTCTCTGGCATGAACGCCTCGGAAACCCACACCTTCGTGCAGTTGGTCCGCAACATCAGGGATCGCGGCGTCACCATCCTACTTGTCGAACACGATATGCCGATGGTGATGAGTGTCTCGGATAGGATCGTGGTGCTGAACTACGGCCGGATCATTGCCGAGGGACCGCCGGACGTGATCCGGAACGATCCGGCGGTCATCGAGGCCTATCTCGGGCAGGGAGCGACACGTGCTTGA
- a CDS encoding ABC transporter ATP-binding protein, translating into MLEIRDMVCGYGGVTALRGISLEVKAGQLVALIGANGAGKSTTLRAISGLVAPRSGSMLFEGKDIAGAKPPRVVACGIAHCPEGRRVFPHMTVEENLDMGAYLRSSTAEIAADRDRIYAEFPRLADRKRQAAGTLSGGEQQMLAIGRALMSRPRLIMFDEPSLGLAPNIVERTFAIIRGIRDAGTTVLLVEQNAFAALEMCDHAYLLEGGRIVLSGPGAEMIENEHVRKAYLGG; encoded by the coding sequence GTGCTTGAGATTCGCGACATGGTATGTGGCTATGGCGGTGTCACTGCTCTCCGCGGCATTTCGCTGGAGGTCAAGGCCGGGCAGCTCGTCGCCTTGATCGGCGCCAATGGCGCCGGCAAGAGCACCACGCTGCGCGCGATCTCCGGGCTGGTTGCGCCGCGTTCGGGATCGATGCTGTTCGAAGGCAAGGACATTGCGGGTGCCAAACCGCCGCGCGTGGTGGCCTGCGGGATCGCGCATTGTCCGGAAGGACGGCGGGTATTTCCTCATATGACGGTCGAGGAAAATCTCGACATGGGGGCCTATCTGCGCAGTAGTACCGCCGAGATCGCGGCCGACCGCGATCGGATCTATGCCGAATTTCCACGCCTTGCCGACCGCAAGCGGCAGGCTGCCGGCACCTTGTCGGGTGGTGAGCAGCAGATGCTGGCGATCGGCCGGGCGTTAATGTCACGTCCACGCCTGATCATGTTCGACGAGCCTTCCCTCGGGCTTGCGCCCAACATCGTCGAGCGAACTTTTGCGATCATCCGCGGCATCCGCGATGCTGGAACGACGGTGCTGCTGGTGGAGCAGAACGCCTTTGCGGCGCTCGAGATGTGCGACCACGCCTATCTCTTGGAAGGTGGCCGCATCGTTCTGTCCGGGCCTGGCGCGGAGATGATCGAGAACGAGCACGTGCGAAAGGCCTATCTTGGCGGATGA
- a CDS encoding 2Fe-2S iron-sulfur cluster-binding protein, producing MSVIALTVNRRAVQVSAEPRTNLADFVREKLDLTGTHLGCEHGVCGACTVLLDGVPARSCITYAVACEGAEVTTIEGLDEDSVTTELRAAFTREHALQCGYCTPGMLVSARDLVLRLPQADERLIRVGLSGNLCRCTGYVGIVRAVQSVIEARRARSIAPMPDGGRKILGPVGSGRSDADRTECMRSVESEPTSPEAAGSVPSIPDFIPATVLEQQFSVAHPPEQVFAMFDDIAAVAACLPGASLTASPKPERIEGAIRVRIGPIAATFQGVARVEQNPADMSGRIVGIGNDRRSRSSTQGEIRYRLVPLEHGTRVDLSIGYTLTGVLAQVGRPGLVRDLAARLIAEFAGNLDRRLSGSSPDDATAAELNGVALVFGLLRARVAGWIGRFSSNKDGAT from the coding sequence ATGAGCGTGATCGCACTCACCGTGAACCGGCGCGCCGTGCAGGTATCAGCCGAACCGCGCACCAATCTTGCGGATTTCGTCCGCGAGAAGCTCGATCTGACCGGCACGCATCTTGGCTGCGAACACGGCGTTTGCGGCGCTTGCACGGTGCTGCTCGATGGCGTGCCGGCGCGCTCGTGCATCACGTATGCGGTGGCCTGTGAAGGGGCTGAGGTTACCACGATCGAAGGCCTCGATGAGGATAGCGTTACGACAGAGCTTCGCGCGGCCTTCACCCGCGAGCATGCGCTGCAATGCGGCTATTGTACACCGGGAATGCTGGTCTCGGCGCGCGATCTGGTGCTGCGCCTGCCGCAAGCCGACGAGCGCCTGATCCGCGTCGGATTGAGCGGCAATCTGTGCCGGTGCACCGGCTATGTCGGAATCGTGCGGGCGGTGCAATCCGTGATCGAAGCGCGGCGCGCTCGCAGTATCGCACCGATGCCGGACGGAGGACGAAAGATCTTGGGTCCCGTTGGCTCAGGTCGCAGCGACGCGGACCGGACCGAATGCATGCGATCGGTCGAAAGCGAGCCAACATCGCCCGAAGCGGCCGGTTCGGTTCCTTCGATTCCGGATTTCATCCCGGCCACCGTCCTGGAGCAGCAATTCAGCGTCGCGCATCCGCCCGAGCAAGTATTTGCGATGTTCGACGACATCGCAGCCGTCGCGGCCTGTCTTCCTGGTGCGTCATTGACGGCGTCGCCGAAGCCGGAGCGGATCGAAGGAGCGATCCGGGTCAGGATCGGTCCGATCGCCGCGACGTTCCAGGGCGTCGCACGCGTCGAGCAAAACCCCGCTGACATGTCCGGCCGCATCGTCGGCATCGGCAATGACCGGCGTAGCCGGTCTTCGACGCAGGGCGAAATTCGCTACCGGCTGGTGCCGCTCGAGCACGGGACGCGCGTCGATCTTTCCATCGGATACACGCTCACGGGCGTGCTGGCGCAGGTCGGGAGGCCGGGGCTGGTGCGCGATCTCGCGGCGCGTCTGATCGCGGAGTTTGCCGGCAATCTCGACCGCCGCCTGTCGGGTTCGTCACCGGACGACGCCACAGCGGCCGAGCTGAATGGAGTGGCGCTGGTTTTCGGTCTCTTGCGTGCGCGGGTCGCCGGTTGGATTGGCCGTTTCTCGTCCAACAAGGACGGAGCGACGTGA
- a CDS encoding xanthine dehydrogenase family protein subunit M, whose amino-acid sequence MKPAPFGYERPRDLQAALAVLGETKTSTKIIAGGQSLGPMLNLRLVEPQLIVDISGLAELKQVERRGDELVLGACVTHADIEDGRIPDVTRGAMQRVAANIAYRAVRNRGTVGGSLSHADPAADWVSALSALGARLTLRSRVGARMVTMEDFIVAALESALSDGEIVETVHVPAIPASAHWGYAKSCRKTGEFAHAIGAILVDPSAATARVVIGAIDAAPIVITDAAELFGGRIAGDYKDRFDARVADVLLAKAGVSNAVHRHIHVNVLKRAVSEAAA is encoded by the coding sequence ATGAAACCGGCGCCTTTCGGCTACGAACGTCCACGCGACTTGCAGGCGGCACTTGCCGTGCTCGGCGAGACCAAGACTTCCACCAAGATCATTGCCGGCGGTCAGTCGCTTGGTCCCATGCTCAATCTGCGGCTGGTCGAGCCGCAGTTGATCGTCGACATCAGCGGTCTTGCCGAGCTCAAGCAGGTCGAGCGTCGTGGCGACGAACTCGTGCTTGGGGCATGTGTCACCCATGCCGACATCGAGGATGGACGAATTCCGGACGTCACGCGCGGCGCCATGCAGCGCGTCGCCGCCAACATCGCCTACCGCGCCGTGCGCAATCGCGGCACGGTGGGCGGGTCGCTCAGCCATGCCGATCCTGCGGCAGACTGGGTATCCGCGCTCTCGGCGCTGGGTGCGCGGTTGACGCTGCGAAGCCGCGTGGGTGCGCGGATGGTCACGATGGAGGACTTCATCGTCGCCGCACTCGAATCTGCGCTGAGCGATGGCGAGATCGTCGAAACCGTTCATGTCCCGGCGATACCGGCATCGGCGCACTGGGGCTATGCCAAGAGTTGCCGCAAGACAGGCGAGTTCGCGCATGCGATCGGCGCAATCCTGGTCGATCCGAGCGCTGCGACCGCCCGCGTCGTGATCGGTGCGATCGATGCCGCGCCGATCGTCATCACGGATGCTGCAGAGCTGTTCGGTGGGCGCATTGCCGGCGACTACAAGGATCGCTTCGACGCGCGTGTCGCTGATGTCCTGCTGGCAAAGGCGGGCGTCTCGAACGCGGTGCATCGTCATATTCATGTGAACGTGCTCAAGCGTGCGGTCAGCGAGGCCGCCGCATGA